One window of Saccharopolyspora phatthalungensis genomic DNA carries:
- a CDS encoding helix-turn-helix domain-containing protein: protein MDEGHEIGRRLREIRSWRQMTLKATAELAGLSFGYLGRLERGDQPITKRSTLEALANTLRVSPTELTGKPWAPTDPVGADAHAALAAIETALEEYELGIDPGVAIRPWPELAADVERLCDLQHVHADYAAQGQLAPVLLGELHATYVRDPQHRRDALLGLVHCYSSACTTTKRLGGRGLPLLAVRMAQQCAQELDSPEWTGYTIWLRSEAAGELSRTRQYARSVAAAEDLSRALDDPNVTQTYGMLHLSAALAAAAQGDRDTATTHLDEAQTIANRMEVEVGGFARLWFGRTNVGIWRTSLLTELGEGPKVAEAARSVHPELIPSPSRQAEFYIDLGRAMLTEPATRDRGLSALLHAEKLATQRVRNDVFVREAVGDLLRRARRDAGSRELRGLAWRMGVAPAG, encoded by the coding sequence GTGGACGAAGGGCACGAGATCGGCCGTCGGCTGCGGGAGATTCGGTCGTGGCGTCAAATGACGCTGAAGGCCACGGCCGAGCTGGCGGGATTGAGTTTCGGGTATCTGGGCAGGCTGGAGCGCGGGGACCAGCCGATCACCAAGCGTTCCACGCTGGAGGCCCTGGCGAACACGTTGCGCGTGAGTCCCACCGAGCTGACGGGCAAGCCGTGGGCCCCGACCGACCCAGTGGGGGCTGATGCGCACGCTGCGTTGGCAGCAATCGAAACCGCGCTGGAGGAATACGAGCTGGGAATCGATCCAGGCGTGGCTATCCGCCCGTGGCCCGAGTTGGCGGCCGACGTGGAGCGGCTGTGCGATTTGCAGCACGTGCACGCTGATTACGCGGCCCAGGGCCAGTTGGCCCCGGTGTTGCTGGGCGAGCTGCACGCCACCTACGTCCGCGATCCGCAGCATCGACGCGATGCTCTGCTTGGGCTGGTGCACTGCTACAGCTCCGCGTGCACCACCACCAAACGCCTCGGAGGCAGGGGATTGCCGCTGCTGGCGGTGAGGATGGCCCAGCAGTGCGCACAGGAACTGGACTCGCCGGAGTGGACCGGCTACACGATCTGGCTGCGCAGCGAGGCGGCCGGTGAGCTCAGCCGCACCCGGCAGTACGCCCGCAGCGTTGCCGCCGCCGAGGACTTGTCGCGCGCGCTGGATGATCCGAACGTGACCCAGACGTACGGGATGCTGCACCTGTCCGCAGCGCTGGCCGCCGCCGCTCAGGGCGACCGGGACACCGCCACCACACACCTCGACGAGGCTCAAACCATCGCCAATCGCATGGAAGTCGAGGTCGGCGGCTTCGCACGTTTGTGGTTCGGGCGGACCAACGTCGGTATCTGGCGCACCTCCTTGCTGACCGAGCTGGGAGAAGGTCCGAAGGTCGCGGAAGCGGCGCGGAGCGTGCACCCCGAATTGATTCCCAGCCCGTCGCGGCAGGCCGAGTTCTACATCGACCTAGGCCGGGCGATGCTCACTGAACCGGCGACCCGTGATCGGGGTTTGTCCGCGCTGCTGCACGCCGAAAAGCTCGCCACGCAGCGGGTCCGCAACGACGTTTTCGTCCGTGAGGCGGTGGGTGATCTGCTGCGCCGGGCACGCCGCGACGCCGGAAGTCGTGAGCTGCGCGGCCTGGCCTGGCGCATGGGAGTAGCACCAGCCGGGTGA
- the hypF gene encoding carbamoyltransferase HypF, producing the protein MGSIRYEVRVEGVVQGVGFRPFVHSLATRLGLAGHVRNDVHGVFIEIEGAADAAEHFLCSLRYEAPPLAVIEKIAVESIEPVSDDEFRIVGSTSAGSRATLVSADSATCADCLREMFDPADRRFGYAFTNCTNCGPRFTVVRDIPYDRPLTTMSAFDMCARCAAEYHDPGDRRFHAQPVCCPECGPRLRLVDAAGATLPGDPIAEAAAALGRGEILSVKGLGGYHLAVDATDQDASSALRKRKHREDKPFAVMVRDLAQARELCAVNEVEAALLASRRRPIVLLDMLPGSRIAPAVAPGNRQLGLMLPYTPLHHLLLRDAPGPLVLTSGNVSDEPIAYRDDEALHRLAGIADGFLTHDRPIHMRTDDSVVRSFRGRGMLVRRSRGYAPEPVALPREFPRPVLACGAELKNTFSVAKNRHVFVSHHIGDLENYETLRSFTTGIEHFTRLFDVEPAVVAHDLHPEYLSTKYAVDLDDVDLVGVQHHHAHIASCLADNGADGPVLGVAFDGLGYGTDGTIWGGEFLRADLVDFQRLAHLEPVPLPGGTTAIKQPWRTAVAYLSGRYGDDLPTGLDLLRRNETWPEVAAVARQRAHSPLTSSAGRLFDAVAAILGVRDAINYEGQAAIELEQLADRDERGGYPASVSTGNVLRAQGADLVAAVVDDLRSGTPGPVIAARFHTGIAAMIHDVCVRLRERTGLAEVALSGGVFQNMLLLHRVVARLESSGFRVLVHSRVPPNDGGVSLGQAAIAGARDRGARR; encoded by the coding sequence ATGGGGTCGATCCGGTATGAGGTGCGGGTCGAGGGCGTGGTGCAGGGGGTCGGATTTAGACCTTTTGTCCATTCTCTCGCGACGCGGCTGGGGCTTGCCGGGCACGTGCGCAACGACGTGCACGGTGTCTTCATCGAAATCGAAGGGGCAGCGGACGCGGCCGAACACTTTCTGTGTTCGCTTCGTTACGAAGCGCCACCACTTGCAGTCATCGAGAAGATCGCGGTCGAGTCCATTGAACCGGTCAGCGACGACGAGTTCCGCATCGTCGGCAGCACCTCGGCGGGTTCCCGTGCGACGCTGGTGTCCGCCGACAGCGCGACCTGCGCGGACTGTTTGCGCGAGATGTTCGACCCCGCCGACCGCCGGTTCGGCTACGCCTTCACCAACTGCACGAACTGCGGACCGCGCTTCACCGTCGTTCGTGACATCCCCTACGACCGCCCGCTGACGACCATGTCGGCGTTCGACATGTGCGCACGGTGCGCGGCGGAGTACCACGATCCGGGCGACCGGCGCTTCCACGCCCAGCCGGTGTGCTGCCCGGAATGCGGGCCGCGGCTCCGGTTGGTCGACGCCGCCGGTGCGACGCTGCCGGGGGACCCCATCGCCGAAGCGGCCGCCGCTCTCGGTCGCGGTGAAATCCTCTCGGTGAAGGGCCTCGGCGGTTACCACCTCGCAGTCGACGCGACCGACCAGGACGCGTCCTCGGCGCTGCGCAAGCGCAAGCATCGCGAAGACAAGCCCTTCGCGGTGATGGTGCGGGATCTGGCGCAGGCGCGTGAGTTGTGCGCGGTGAACGAGGTCGAGGCCGCGCTGCTGGCCTCCCGACGCCGCCCCATCGTGCTGCTCGACATGCTGCCGGGCTCGCGCATCGCACCGGCGGTGGCACCGGGCAACCGGCAGCTCGGCCTGATGCTCCCCTACACCCCGCTGCACCACCTGCTGCTTCGCGACGCTCCGGGCCCGCTCGTGCTCACCAGCGGAAACGTCTCGGACGAGCCGATCGCCTACCGCGACGACGAGGCGCTCCACCGGCTGGCCGGTATAGCGGACGGGTTCCTGACCCACGACCGGCCCATCCACATGCGCACCGACGATTCGGTGGTCCGCTCGTTCCGGGGCCGGGGCATGCTGGTCCGGCGGTCCCGGGGATATGCGCCCGAGCCGGTGGCGCTGCCAAGGGAGTTCCCGCGACCGGTGCTGGCCTGCGGCGCCGAGTTGAAGAACACCTTCAGCGTCGCCAAAAACCGGCACGTCTTCGTATCGCACCACATCGGCGATCTGGAGAACTACGAGACGCTGCGCTCATTCACCACCGGCATCGAGCACTTCACCCGGCTCTTCGACGTCGAGCCCGCCGTGGTCGCGCACGATCTGCATCCCGAGTACCTGTCCACCAAGTACGCGGTGGACCTCGACGACGTCGACCTCGTCGGCGTCCAGCACCACCACGCCCACATCGCCTCGTGCCTGGCCGACAACGGCGCGGACGGGCCGGTGCTCGGCGTGGCGTTCGACGGGCTCGGCTACGGCACGGACGGAACCATCTGGGGCGGCGAGTTCCTCCGAGCCGACCTGGTGGACTTCCAGCGGCTGGCCCACCTGGAGCCGGTCCCACTTCCCGGCGGAACCACGGCGATCAAGCAACCCTGGCGGACGGCGGTGGCATACCTGTCCGGCCGCTACGGCGACGACCTGCCGACCGGCCTCGACTTGTTGCGCCGCAACGAAACCTGGCCCGAGGTCGCCGCTGTGGCCCGACAGCGCGCCCACTCGCCGCTGACCTCCAGCGCGGGCCGGTTGTTCGACGCCGTTGCCGCGATCCTGGGCGTTCGGGACGCGATCAACTACGAAGGGCAAGCGGCCATCGAACTCGAACAGCTCGCCGATCGCGACGAACGCGGCGGCTACCCGGCGTCGGTTTCGACGGGAAATGTCCTGCGGGCCCAGGGTGCCGACCTGGTGGCGGCGGTCGTGGACGACCTGCGGTCGGGCACCCCGGGGCCGGTGATCGCGGCCCGGTTCCACACTGGAATCGCCGCGATGATCCACGACGTCTGCGTGCGGCTGCGAGAGCGCACCGGGCTGGCCGAAGTCGCGTTGTCCGGCGGCGTGTTCCAGAACATGCTTCTGTTGCACCGCGTTGTCGCACGGCTGGAGTCGAGCGGATTCCGCGTCCTGGTGCACTCCAGGGTGCCGCCCAACGACGGAGGCGTGAGCCTGGGACAAGCGGCCATCGCCGGGGCACGCGACCGAGGCGCTAGGCGGTGA
- the hypB gene encoding hydrogenase nickel incorporation protein HypB — translation MCGTCGCSDADGVRLNPEPAAGSVPVRTIALERQVLAKNDVLAAKNRIWLREKGILAINLMSSPGAGKTTLLENTLRELGSTIPIGVIEGDQETLLDSNRLRAAGCRAVQINTGAGCHLDAGAVGEALTSLDPPDGSVVFVENVGNLVCPALFDLGEHRRVVIASITEGEDKPLKYPHMFQAAHLVLLNKIDLLPYLDYDVAGFSGNARIANPSVDVVPVSATRDTGLEGWHEWLRANLTQVLTA, via the coding sequence ATGTGCGGAACGTGCGGATGTTCGGATGCCGACGGCGTGCGGCTGAATCCCGAGCCGGCGGCCGGTTCGGTTCCGGTGCGGACGATCGCGCTCGAACGGCAGGTCCTGGCCAAGAACGACGTGCTGGCGGCGAAGAACAGGATCTGGTTGCGGGAGAAGGGAATCCTCGCGATCAACCTGATGAGCTCGCCGGGCGCCGGCAAGACCACGTTGCTGGAGAACACGCTGCGCGAGCTCGGATCCACCATCCCGATCGGGGTCATCGAGGGCGATCAGGAGACGCTGCTGGACTCCAACCGGTTGCGAGCGGCCGGATGCCGGGCGGTGCAGATCAACACCGGCGCCGGCTGCCACCTCGACGCCGGCGCGGTGGGTGAAGCGCTGACGTCGCTGGATCCCCCCGACGGCTCGGTGGTGTTCGTGGAGAACGTGGGCAATCTGGTCTGCCCGGCGCTGTTCGACCTGGGTGAGCACCGCCGGGTGGTGATCGCCTCCATCACCGAGGGCGAGGACAAGCCGCTGAAGTACCCGCACATGTTCCAAGCGGCCCATCTGGTGCTACTGAACAAGATCGACCTCCTGCCGTATCTGGACTACGACGTCGCGGGGTTCAGCGGCAACGCCCGGATCGCGAACCCGTCGGTCGATGTCGTCCCGGTGTCGGCGACTCGGGACACTGGTCTTGAGGGCTGGCACGAGTGGCTTCGGGCGAACCTGACGCAGGTGCTCACCGCCTAG
- a CDS encoding hydrogenase maturation nickel metallochaperone HypA/HybF has translation MHELGITQSIVDAVLDAIEEPRITRLQLEIGKLSGVVPDSVRFCFDLVASGTALDGARLDIVEPPGRGACRSCGHTCEFDDPIVLCPCGSADVQVRSGRELKITAVDVG, from the coding sequence GTGCACGAGCTGGGCATCACCCAGAGCATCGTTGACGCGGTCCTCGATGCGATCGAGGAACCGCGGATCACCCGGCTCCAGCTGGAGATCGGCAAGCTCTCCGGGGTCGTTCCCGACTCGGTGCGGTTCTGTTTCGACCTGGTCGCCTCCGGCACCGCGCTGGACGGTGCGCGCCTGGACATCGTCGAACCGCCGGGCCGGGGCGCGTGCCGCAGTTGCGGACACACATGCGAATTCGACGACCCGATCGTGCTTTGCCCCTGCGGCAGCGCGGACGTGCAAGTGCGGTCCGGTCGAGAACTCAAGATCACGGCAGTGGATGTGGGTTAA
- the hypE gene encoding hydrogenase expression/formation protein HypE, with protein sequence MAEHREHGDSRPGSEHADREQQVLERIEKARRRKPKVKEERITLAHGSGGKATQTLIEAVFLTGFRNPELAKLEDGAELGVAGGRLAFTTDSYVVSPLFFPGGDIGDLAINGTVNDLAVSGATPLFLSAGFIIEEGFPVADLTRIVGSMAAAAEAAGVQVVTGDTKVVQKGKADGCYINTAGVGLLETEHRLGIDTARPGDAVLVSGPIGDHGVTVMLARGELDIDADLVSDTAPVHGLVAELLKAASGVRALRDATRGGVATILNEVAKASDVSVVVDEEKVPVRTEVRGASELLGIDPLYVASEGRIVVVVDGRQADAALEALRAHPLGADAAIIGRVAADPPGLVLLNTTFGGTRIVDLLVGDPLPRIC encoded by the coding sequence ATGGCAGAGCACCGCGAGCACGGCGACTCCCGGCCCGGCAGCGAGCACGCCGACCGCGAACAGCAGGTGCTGGAGCGGATCGAGAAGGCGCGGCGCCGCAAGCCGAAAGTCAAGGAGGAACGGATCACCCTCGCGCACGGCTCCGGCGGCAAGGCCACCCAGACCTTGATCGAGGCGGTCTTCCTGACGGGCTTCCGCAATCCGGAACTGGCGAAGCTGGAGGACGGCGCCGAGCTGGGGGTGGCCGGCGGCCGGCTGGCCTTCACCACCGATTCCTACGTGGTGTCCCCGCTGTTCTTCCCCGGCGGGGACATCGGCGACCTCGCCATCAACGGGACGGTCAACGACCTCGCGGTCTCCGGCGCCACGCCGCTGTTCCTCTCCGCGGGTTTCATCATCGAGGAAGGCTTCCCGGTGGCGGACCTGACTCGGATCGTCGGGTCAATGGCGGCGGCGGCCGAAGCCGCCGGTGTGCAGGTGGTCACCGGGGACACCAAGGTCGTGCAGAAGGGCAAGGCCGACGGCTGCTACATCAACACGGCCGGCGTCGGCCTGCTGGAAACCGAGCACCGGCTGGGCATCGACACGGCGCGCCCGGGAGACGCCGTGCTGGTGTCCGGTCCCATCGGCGATCACGGCGTCACGGTGATGCTGGCCCGCGGCGAACTCGACATCGACGCCGACCTGGTCTCCGACACCGCCCCCGTGCACGGCTTGGTCGCCGAGCTGCTCAAGGCCGCGTCGGGCGTCCGCGCGCTGCGCGACGCCACGCGCGGGGGCGTGGCGACGATACTCAACGAGGTCGCCAAGGCATCCGATGTGTCGGTCGTCGTCGACGAGGAGAAGGTCCCGGTTCGCACGGAGGTGCGCGGAGCGTCGGAGCTGCTGGGCATCGACCCGCTCTACGTGGCCAGCGAAGGACGCATCGTGGTCGTCGTCGACGGCCGGCAGGCCGATGCGGCGCTGGAGGCGCTGCGCGCGCACCCGCTGGGTGCGGACGCGGCGATCATCGGGCGCGTCGCAGCGGATCCGCCGGGCTTGGTGCTGCTGAACACCACGTTCGGCGGCACCCGCATCGTCGACCTGCTGGTCGGCGATCCGCTCCCGAGGATCTGCTGA
- the hypD gene encoding hydrogenase formation protein HypD: MRFVDEYRDADKARALAAKIAGLCEPGRQYKFMEVCGGHTHTIYKHGLEDYLPDNVTLVHGPGCPVCVIPMGRIDDSIHIARQPDVLMTSFGDMMRVPGSNGSFFDSNAEGTNIRMVYSPLDSLKIARQNPDQHVVFMAIGFETTAPSTAMTLLRAEQEGLENFSVFCNHVTIIPAIKAILDSPDLRLDGFLGPGHVSTVIGCRPYEFIARDYGKPLVVAGFEPLDILQSIYLLLVQLAEGRSEVENQYTRVVPWDGNRTALQAIGETMELRPYFEWRGLGFISHSALRLRERYARFDAEKIFDLPGIRVADPKACQCGEVLKGVLKPWECKVFGTACTPETPIGTCMVSPEGACAAYYNFGRFSRERVKEASRP; encoded by the coding sequence ATGCGTTTCGTCGACGAGTACCGCGACGCGGACAAGGCGCGGGCGCTGGCAGCCAAGATCGCCGGGCTGTGCGAGCCCGGCCGCCAGTACAAGTTCATGGAGGTCTGCGGCGGCCACACGCACACGATCTACAAGCACGGGCTGGAGGATTACCTGCCCGACAATGTGACCCTGGTGCACGGACCGGGCTGCCCGGTGTGCGTCATCCCGATGGGGCGCATCGACGACTCGATCCACATCGCCCGCCAACCCGACGTGCTGATGACATCCTTCGGCGACATGATGCGGGTGCCGGGCAGCAACGGTTCGTTCTTCGACTCCAACGCCGAGGGCACCAACATCCGGATGGTGTACTCGCCGCTGGACTCGCTGAAGATCGCCCGGCAGAACCCCGATCAGCACGTGGTCTTCATGGCGATCGGGTTCGAGACCACCGCGCCGTCGACCGCGATGACACTGCTGCGTGCCGAGCAGGAGGGCCTGGAGAACTTCTCGGTGTTCTGCAACCACGTGACGATCATCCCGGCGATCAAGGCGATCCTGGACTCCCCGGACCTGCGGCTGGACGGGTTCCTCGGCCCCGGGCACGTGTCCACGGTGATCGGCTGCCGGCCATACGAGTTCATCGCGCGCGACTACGGAAAGCCGTTGGTGGTAGCGGGTTTCGAACCGCTGGACATCCTGCAGTCGATCTACCTGCTGCTGGTGCAGCTCGCCGAGGGGCGCTCGGAGGTCGAGAACCAGTACACCCGCGTGGTGCCCTGGGACGGTAATCGCACGGCATTGCAGGCGATCGGGGAGACGATGGAGCTGCGGCCGTACTTCGAATGGCGCGGGCTGGGCTTCATTTCGCACTCGGCGCTGCGCCTGCGCGAACGCTACGCGCGATTCGATGCCGAGAAAATCTTCGACCTGCCGGGCATCCGGGTGGCGGACCCGAAGGCATGCCAGTGCGGCGAAGTCCTCAAGGGCGTCCTGAAACCGTGGGAGTGCAAGGTTTTCGGCACCGCGTGCACGCCGGAGACACCGATCGGCACCTGCATGGTGTCGCCGGAGGGCGCCTGCGCCGCGTACTACAACTTCGGGCGCTTCAGCCGCGAACGCGTGAAGGAGGCGAGTAGGCCGTGA
- a CDS encoding HypC/HybG/HupF family hydrogenase formation chaperone, with protein MCLGIPGEVIEILTDRPDLAKVDVSGVRRNINIGLLGDDRPAPGEWVLIHVGFALSKIDEAEARSALEFLESIGQAYSDEIAALTESRIE; from the coding sequence ATGTGCTTGGGAATACCGGGTGAGGTCATCGAGATCCTCACCGACCGTCCCGACCTGGCGAAGGTCGACGTCAGCGGAGTCCGCCGCAACATCAACATCGGGCTGCTCGGCGACGACCGGCCGGCGCCGGGCGAATGGGTGCTGATCCACGTCGGATTCGCGCTGTCCAAGATCGATGAGGCCGAGGCGAGGTCGGCGCTGGAGTTCCTGGAGAGCATCGGCCAGGCCTACTCCGACGAGATCGCAGCACTCACCGAATCGCGTATCGAGTAG
- a CDS encoding DUF6893 family small protein has protein sequence MAELRRLLLWAAVIGLVVVVVRTVAPDVKRYIEISRM, from the coding sequence ATGGCCGAGTTGCGTCGGCTGCTGCTGTGGGCGGCGGTCATCGGGCTCGTGGTCGTCGTGGTCCGGACGGTCGCCCCGGACGTCAAGCGCTACATCGAGATCAGCAGGATGTGA
- a CDS encoding hydrogenase maturation protease, translating into MRARVLIAGIGNVFLGDDGFGVEVARRLADVELPPWAQVADYGISGVHLAFDLLGGYDTTILVDATPRGEEPGTISVLELRDGDRIGTTGAAFDGHGMQPDAVLALLDTLGGDAGRVLIVGCEPADLGHRIGLSDPVRRAVDPAVRKVIDLLDAEKRRFEQQPLRQEV; encoded by the coding sequence ATGCGAGCACGAGTGCTGATCGCCGGCATCGGCAACGTTTTCCTCGGCGACGACGGGTTCGGGGTCGAGGTCGCCCGGCGGCTGGCCGACGTCGAACTGCCGCCGTGGGCCCAGGTCGCCGACTACGGAATCAGCGGCGTGCACCTGGCATTCGACCTGCTGGGCGGCTACGACACGACGATCCTGGTCGACGCGACGCCGCGCGGCGAGGAACCGGGCACGATCTCGGTGCTCGAACTCCGCGACGGCGACCGCATCGGCACCACCGGGGCGGCGTTCGACGGCCACGGCATGCAGCCGGATGCGGTGCTCGCGCTGCTGGACACGCTCGGCGGTGATGCCGGTCGCGTGCTGATCGTGGGGTGCGAGCCGGCCGATCTCGGGCACCGGATCGGGCTGAGCGACCCCGTGCGCCGCGCGGTGGATCCGGCCGTGCGCAAGGTGATCGACCTGCTGGACGCCGAAAAGCGTCGTTTCGAACAACAGCCGCTACGGCAGGAGGTGTGA